The DNA segment ATGGTTTACAGGAAATCAAATCAGAGAGGATCGCCACTTGTTTCTGTACCGAAAAGACACAGGAAAAACTCCTCTCTGCACAATGGCACGTTTCAATTAGCAAGCATTTGCAAGACTGTTGAAAACGGAATCCTCTGTGCCTTAGCCAAATCACCATTTTGTTTGACGTTTCGTAGTAAGTGTAAAGAGAATGAAGACCATTTTCTTTATCTGCATTATTAAGGCCTTCAAATGTTTTGAGCAACAAGCATTAAACTGATATTGCACAAGTACAATCTAAGTTCAACTAAGGGCATCTGAGGGCTACAATTTCCCCTGATCTTTCGTCATAATTAGAGCACCGCTCCATCGACAGTACAGTATGTTGCGATGAAGTTTATCGGGGCTGTAGAAGTTAGCCAGAGACATATTACCCGCGCATGCGCACAAAAGCACCATCAGCTCTAAATAAGAGTTACGAGAGAAACGAGGTGAGTTGCACGTTTATCAATAAATATTACGTTAGTGTCGTCACTCATGCAGTAAACAACGGTACTAACACAGAGCGCGTTCCTTGTTTAACAATTTTCAACCAACGCGGTTATTTTCAACGACGTTCAAACCACGTAAAGATAAATAGAAGTGACAAGTTTGTGCAGAAGAAATTAAAAGCATGCAATTTGTTATTTCCCGAGTTTCTGCGCATCCGAGTTGTTATGTTTATATAGTGATGAATGACAACCCCTTCAAAGTGCCACGGGGAatgtttttctttggaataagcACGTGAAACTGTTGATTTGGTTTATTGTAGGCTGCTAATGTTACAGCTAGCCGGGGCTATCAGTCGGGCTAACGACATTCAGTGACAAGGGGAAAGTAAGGTGTTTGTTGACGGAGGAGAAAACATTACGCTTTAATAGAACAAGTTGTACACTCGGCCTCCCCGTGTTGCTTGAAGGTCCGAGCGACGTAAACCAGACCAGAGAACTGTAATAATTTACATACTTTAAACGTGTCGGCGGCCCTTTGcagtcctccgccattttgtgtgtcaGTCGAATGCTAATAATGGGCGCTCAATGCACTTTATTTATGCGCAGAATAAATTTCACTCTCAGTTGAAACATGCAAACAAACGTTTATAAGTGCGACTGATGATCTTTTGGGTGCTGCGCCGTCACTGCACAGCCTGAGATTTGGAGAAAATCTTGATTTACGATAAACGACAGGTCAAGAACGTTATTACAGTATTACCACAAGTATACACCTGGTAACGTGCGTAAACGAAGACTTTAATCTTTGAAAACAAATTCATATTGAATATTTGTCTTTTAACTTATTACCCTTACTATCTGCGCTCTTTTAAAGCTCAGATTTAACGAGATTCTTTAAAAACAAGGAAAAGCCGAACTTGTTCGTCTAACTTTACTTTTACTCGCTTTTCAGCATTAATAACATTCAAATAAGTTTAAGTGCGTCAGTGAGATTCCACATACATGTCTAGTCCACTGCAATTAATATCGTAAACAAGTATAAATGCAGATTTCTGTCCTCGTTTAAGCGCTAGATGCAATCCGTACTACAAGTAGCAGTCGCCCTCTAGCGGAATTGTATGTGTAACTACAAGCGACGCGCAGGTATTTTTGTTAACCCGAGTTGCGGTCGTTTCTTCGGCTTCAGTCAAAACATGGTTTTCGAAGCGAGTTTTGTTCATATAGATCCAGACATCGTCCTTTTTGAATATTAAAGATGTCCGTTTTTTTGTTAATTGTTAAAAACGATGCATGTTGAgctctttcatgtttgttgtaaAAAGGTAAATCGTAAATTTCTCTCAAGTGGAAGTGGTTGATTAGGCCTATAAAGATTTCAGTCATTTCAGTTTCAGCTGACATTCTGGCTGTTTATAATGGTCGTTTAGAGCTTTGGTCACTGAAGTTATTTCTATCAGACAGGCATATCGCGCGACTCATCATCATGAATTAACGTTTTAATTGAAAGTGATTCTCTTAAAATTTTTCATCTTTTCTTTTAGCAACAATCTGGGTTACACTGAGGCAACTACAATGTAGGTGAATGAGGCCTATGTGAacattaaaatgttcactttttagccacaagacgtaaacagtttGCATGTCTAAAGTTATATcctattttacaacttcgttgccatgacgatgtaacgctgtaatcccacaaaaacgaccatttaaacaactttacagatctaatcttctttaacagaagaattaatccaagtgtttttataaaatcatatgcttcacatttctgcctttaaactctctaaAAATaggccccactcacttccattgaaagtgcctcactgtaacaaacaatttttgcttcttcttttttataAGTAGGGACaaatcgaaattaatttttgtggtaatcagcatcatgCCTCAAATgatattgattgagcttaacttgtattgaacccagaatattccttaaacacaaacaattttGAAGGAGCTAGTCATGATTGTTGATTCAAATGGCTATTTATTCCTGTCTTTTATCCTCTGCTGGTTTCACTTAGTTTGTACACTTAGTCGAACTCtttattgcctttttttttttttttttgctgccatACTGTCTGGTTCAGCATATGTATCTCCGTCTCTCATACTACTGTCTGTTGTTAGTAGTAAGTTCTCTTAAACATTCACCCACCCACAGAGGATTAGATGTAGTGCATCTTGATGAATGTTGGTTGACTGTCTTCCTGTGTAAAATATTCTTGTCACTTGCTTACTTTAGACATCTTTCTATGTCACAATAGTATCTTTTTCTCTTTTGTCCTCACTCTCTCAGGCAAAGATGGGAGACACATCTACCGGAAATGGCCCTGCCACCGGTGCAGATTTTGACATGATGAGTGCTCTTGACTGGAAGGATGGCATAGCCACACTGCCTGGGAGTGATATTCGGGTACAAAAGTGTAGTAAATATCTATTCTCAGCAGCAGTTCTTAGCATAGGCAATGTtgacataataatgataatatttgtGAATAGCAttatatgcatatactgtatataaaatatataatgcatatacagttgtgctcaaaagtttgcataccctggcagaaattttgaaattttggcattgattttgaaaatatgactgatcatgcaaaaacattttttatttaaggatagtgatgatatgaagtcatttatcatcatgtagttgtttggctcctttttaaatcataatgataacagaaatcacccaaatggccctgatcaaaagtttacatacccttgaatgtttggccttgttacaaggtgacacacaggtttaaatggcaattaaaggttaatttcccacacctgtggctttttaaattgcaattagtgtctgtgtataaatagtcaatgagttttttagctctcacgtggatgcactgagcaggctcgatactgagccatggggagcagaaaagaactgccaaaagacctgtgtaacaaggtaatggaactttataaagatggaaaagggtataaaaatatatccaaagccttgaaaatgccagtcagaactgttcagtcacttattaagaagtggaaaattcagggatctcttgataccaagccaaggtcaggtagaccaagaaagatttcagccacaatgcaagaagaattgttcgggatacaaagaaaaactcagaggtaacctcaggagaaatacaggctgctctggaaaaagacggtgtggttgtttcgaggagcacaatatgatgatacttgaactgAGCTGCATggccgagttgccagaaagaagccaatgccacaaaaaagcctggttacaatatgctcgacaacaccttgacacgcctcacagcttctggcacactgtaatttggagtgacgagaccaaaatagagctttatggtcacaaccataagcgctatgtttggagaggggtcaacaagtattgtgctccttgaaacaaccacaccgtctttttccacagcagcctgtatttctcctgaggttacccgtgggtttttccttgtatcccaaacatttcttctggcagttgtggctgaaatctttcttggtctacctgaccttggcttggtatcaagagatccctgaattttccacttcttaataagtgattgaacagtactgactggcattttcatgttttggatatctttttatatccttttccatctttataaagttccattaccttgttacgcaggtcttttgacagttcttttctgctccccatggctcagtatcgagcctgctcagtgcatccacgtgagagctaacaaactcattgactatttatacacagacactaattgcaatttaaaaagccacaggtgtgggaaattaacctttaattgccatttaaacctgtgtgtgtcacgttgtgtgtctgtaacaaagccaaacattcaagggtatgtaaacttttgatcagggccatttgggtgatttctgttatcataatgatttaaaaaggagccaaacaactgtgataataaatggcttcatatcatCTCTATCCTTAAATATaagaaagtttttttgcatgatcagtcatattttaaaaatcaatgccaaaatttcacaatttctgccagggtatgcaaacgtttgagcacaactgtaatacatatattttattgccccttaaagggatagttcacccaaaaatgaaaattctctcaccatttactctcatgtcatcccagatgtgtttgactttctgcagaacacaaacaaagatttttagagaatatctcagctctgtttgttcatacaatgcaagtgaatggtgaccaaaagtttgaagttccaaaaagcacataaagtcagtatAATTCACATAtaaagtccatatgactccagtggtttaatccatgtcttcagaagagatcttattggttttgggtgagaacagaccaaaatataactcctttttcactataaatattgacatctgcagtctctttggcaatcatgatttcaagcttgtttGCACTTCCTAGCTCCACCTAGCACTCAGCGTATGTGTTAAGTGCTAGGAAGTcttatcgagcttgaaatcatgatcatgcctagagactgcaatggcaagatgtagagtaaaaaaggacttcaatattgatctgtttctcaccccacacctatcatatcacttcagaagacatggattaaactactggagtcatatggattacttttatgctgacttttttgtttttttggagattcaaatttcTAGTCACCGTTCACCTGTATTGTGAGGTcctacagagctgtaatattcatctaaaaatcttaatttgtgttctgctgaagaagaaagtcttacacatctgggatggcatgaaggtatgtaaatgatgagagaattttaatttgtgggtgaactatccctttaactgacaaGTGAAGAGTCATGTGAGGAACTTGTTTGACTATTCTGCCCTGAATCAACATGttgatattaatataataaatattgtcttaatattgagtttgtttgtttttaaagtttcAGATGACTGAATTTGGCACCCTGGAGATTGTCACAGAGGTGGGGCCTAAAGAAAAAGAGGAGGAGCCTACAGATCCACAGCCTCAAACTAAAGCCATCAACAATAGCCAtacccctgaacaaaacaaaccttCAGATCAGACTGCAATGCCTCAATCAACTACAGATCATCAGACAAATACTGTGGGTGAGTACTTGTAAAATGCACTTATTCCTACGAAATTGATCAACTTTGTTTACACTTTAATTTGTTTACGGATTTCTCTTGCTTTTGCCAGTTTCCACTGACCCCCACAGGCAGGCAGAAGCCGACAACACTAGGAGCCCCAGCATGGAGGAAAGCCCCAGCGTGAGCACAGTGCCAAATGCAGTGATTGCTCCCTGCACTGAGGTGGCAAACTGCAGGTCCTGTGGTCACTCTGGTTCACGGGAGTCTTTCCTGCAGGGGAAATTTTGCAGCGCTCCTTGTGTACAGCCTACCAGTGGCAGGTACATGCATTTATTGACACTCACAGAGATCAGCCAGTTGCAAGCATTGCATTTTTATGGTGTATTTCTAAgtttttgagtgtgtttgtgaaggTCAACCCCAGCTGAGGCAGTCGAAGGAGAGCGCTTAGGTAAACGTGTGAGGAAGAAGAAAAAGATGTTTATGGATTGTGGGGATGAAGAGGAGGACAACATAGAGGAGGAAGAGGTGACACATACACCTTCACACTTTTTAAAGCAAAGGAAGACACATCCTTTCTGAACAGGATGTACTAAAGTGGAATGTACTGAATTGCTCTGAcaagttatttatttgttttattttttcatttccaGGAGAAGATTAAATCTTCGAAGGGCAGAAGGACAGCTAAAATAGCTAGACTAGGTTGGTAATGTCCatgtaacacacaaacacagattttttttttcattatatagtAAAGGAGGACATCTGACTCCCATTGATTTCATACCAGGATAATGTTATTTTCTATCTCCTAAGCCTACACTTAAACCTAACATCACCTGGCCCAGTTATGAGGTCCAGCTCACAAATCAGTGTTTGACAGGTTTCACTATATAAGTAAGGAAAGTTTTGAATAGTGATGACATTTTATGTATAgcaaaacctgcacacacacacacacacacacacacacagaaacacaaactgTGGCTGGATAGTATTGCATGCTTTGTGTTGCTTTGACTAAATAGTATGTCCAGTTTCAGACTGTAATTTATCCCATGTGTTATTAGTTATCTTACTTTTGTTATGTTATACCATTTGAATGCCTTTTTTAAGAAGATATATAAAGTGCCTGTTTGTGATGCTGTTTCCATAGTGACAGCACCTCCTGTTAAGAAGAAAATGTGGAGTTGGTCAGCTTATTTGGAGGAGGAGAGAGCAATTGCTGCTCCCTTAAAACTTTTCAAAGAGGTCAGACACATAGTGTATATTTCTTGTGTTTCTGTATTAAAGCGATATGAATTTACATTGAATGATCTTCATGATTAGGATAGTTAGTTTGCCACTTATCCTTAGCACTCACGTCATTGATCTCATTTATGATGCCTGAATTGCTGTTTGGTGAATCAAGCAGCAGAATGTCACTCAGATCCAAGGTTCTGTGATTCTGTGGTCCCCTTTTAATGACTTTTCCATCTAATTCTCTACTTCAGGAAGTTACCACCCATGCTAGTTGATATTGAGCAAGTGATACAGAAACCAAgtgttatttaaaagaaaataacactTTCTGACCATGAAATCTAGGAAATCTAATaactttgtatttgtgtgtgtgtactacaGCACCAGTCGTTTCCTCAGAGCAGGAATGGAtttaaagttggcatgaagctGGAGGGATTGGACCCTTGTCACCCTTCTCTCTTCTGTGTTTTGACTGTTGCAGAGGTAACCTAGTGTCAAATTTTACAGAGTTTGTTTGTGATACATTCAAACCCATCTTTTTCTATGTACGTATTGTAGTATAGAAATTTATAGAGATTTGATTTTCCTGACATATCTGACTATTCCAGGTGCAAGGTTATAGGATTCGGCTTCACTTTGACGGTTACCCTGAGTGCTATGATTTCTGGGTAAATGCTGACTCATGGGATGTGAAGCCGCCGGGCTGGTGTGAGAAAACTGGCCTCAAGCTATTGCTGCCAAAAGGTACTTAATGTACTTAAAAAAGAGTGACTGTGAATTAAACCGTTGTTTAGAATGTACAATTAGATGCAAAACACCCCATGTGCAGAGCTCTACTTTTGTGCTCTGTAACATAATAGATGTGTTCTATAAAATTTTTCtttatgtattaaagggatagttcacccaaaaataaaattctctcattatttactcaccctcatgccatcccagatgtgcatgactttcttttttgtgcagaacacaaactaagattatttcagctctgtaggtccatacaatgcaagtgaaaggtggccagaactctgaaggtccaaatatcacataaaggcatcataaaagttataaccaacaatcatgccatgctccaaatcactgagatcacatattttccccattctgatggttgatgtgaacattaactgaagctcctggcctttttctacatgattttatgcactgcactgctgccacacgattggctgattatcgcatggatgattgttggtgccagatgggctggtttgagtatttctgtaactgctgatctcctgggattttcacacacaacagtctctagaatttactctgaatggtgccaaaaacaaaaaatatccaatgagtggcagttctgcggatggaaatgccttgttgatgagaaaggtcaacaaagaatggccagactggttcgaactgacagagtctacagtaactcagataaccgctctgtacaattgtggtgagaggaatataatctcagaatgctattctgggttggtgctgttttggcggcatgagggggacctacacgatattaggcagggggttttaatgttgtggctgatcagtgtgtgtgtgtgtgtgtgtgtgtgtgtgtctatatatatatatatatatatatatatatatatatatatatatatatatatatatatatatattattatttattttttttatttttattttttttttgtataaagaaattacatttacTGCACACGCTCTAAGCTGTAATAATTGTAACTGATATGTTTGCCTATAGGCTGCAAAGATGGCGAGTTTAACTGGAACACATATGTAAAGAACTGTAGGGGTCAACTGGCCCCCAAACATCTCTTTAAAAGTCTTAATACAGTAAGTCACCTTTTGTGCACAATGCTTGTACGAGAGAATAAGAGAGGAGGTTTTTTTGTTTCATGTTGTCCTCCTTGATCCTTTGTTAAATGTCATATTTAGTCAGTCACGCCATCAGGATTCCGTGCTGGGATGAAACTAGAAGCAGTAGACAGGAAGAACCCATCACTTATCTGTGTTGCAACCATTGCTGCTGCTGTCGACAACCGGCTCCTCATCCACTTTGACAACTGGGATGATACATATGATTACTGGTAAGAAAGAagagtgtgtctttgtgtttattgaaATGTCCCCattagtgtgtgtgggtgtaaatCTGTATTTGTTCTCAGGTGTGAATCCAGCAGTCCATATATTCACCCTGTAGGGTACTGTGAGGAGGTAGAGTTAACGCTGACCACACCTGCAGGTGAGACTTACTTTTAATTAAGTTTTCACGCCTGTGGTCAGTgcataatttagatttttaattgtagcttttttttttttaaataaattagggtttttctattttttttttttttccaactcgAATAAGCATGACAACTTACAGGATATTAgagttatttaaagtctgttcaTGTCTCTTTCTCTTAGAGTATAAGCACCCAAAGGCTTTCTCTTGGGAAAAATACCTTGAAAAAACTGGAACCCAGGCTGCACCAGCCAGAGCCTTTAAACAGGTTGGTTTCCCCCATTAAACCACAAGAGATGTAATACAATAAATGAATGTCCTTTACAATTGGTAAAATGTactttaaccttttcatgagtagggtctaaattcctctgcagtgccccctggagtgagttatttttgcacgtgaaaCTGTACAGccggtagaggggggcagagtgtagacgagtattattttaatttttttaattttatttaaatttttgacttcttgtcataaaaaaatactgtatataatatagtaaacatgtgaacaaatgggttatgtctgctgtactgtttttgttttatttatttagtttttatagctgtaaaaataCAATTGAACAAGTAATATCAGCAGTCCTGTTTGCCTATGcactttgacatctcagacattgtgtgtgtgtgagtgtcaagggctaatgtaaacagacttggctgcgtgcatcggataatcatgctcgatcagcatgttttcactatgagtataagagttttaaactgttattgtggtgcttttgtgatagtttggcagaAAACAAacgtttgagttgctgtttgtgtgaatgaaaaccgcatctccATCTAATCagcagacgtggctgcgtgcatgggaagatcacgtttggatatgatggctgtgcatttACAAGCtgtaaactgttatcgtggtactttggtgacaatttgtctgtttgttacataaattaaacataatatgtgcttgaaaagactctttgagtagctgtttgtttgacgaatgacaaccactactaatgtaaacaaatggcagcacgcattggaggaagatcgcgtttgatgtattgactgtgcgcaTAAGAGCTCTAAATgttttatcatggtactttggtgacgagttggatgtatgtatataaaataaacttattctgtgttttaaaagactatgagtaactgtttgagctaatataaataacagacgcttgaccagcacAGCTTGTGTCTGCATGAAAGccaatttgaatctggcagcttgtaacttAACTGGCTGTTTACGAAAGGGTCAAAGGTACTAAAAGTTGGCATCATTCAAAAACAACTTGTACAACATAGAACTTAGATGTTAAAATTTACATTACACAGCATATAGAGTGTTTCTCTGATCTAGTTTGAAGTTTGGGGCAGTTTGATTGTAAATTAAACGAAAATTCACCAAAATCagcataaacaatatttaaatatatattttttcaatatcaTGTAATattatcctttaaaaaaaaattctgtttttattctCAACATCCACTGATCTCTTGCCCTCCAGAGACCGCCACATGGTTTCCAGACCGGGATGAAGTTGGAGGCGGTGGACAAACGGAATGCCATGCTCATCCGTGTAGCCACCATCGCTGACACAGAGGACCACAGAATCAAGGTTTAAACaaacggagtgtctatttgcaccccagtgtaaatagcatctaccacAAAAGCCAGCTATTTACacaccaatagtctggtggaaccactgaAATATGCGACAAACTGATCATTAGATGTCGCTGCAGTTGCGTAGGCTGCAGAgactgtgtgtgattgtgtagtgCTGTCATAGCGACAGCAGATTGAATCCAACTTTTGTctcactctttttcccattcagtttcctgtttccactcttaatatttcctttaatactacttaaaataatagataaagaTGTTAattttcatcacagtgatttggtcacggtgaatgttgaggagtgcagagaagggtttgatctggagaCGGAGTCTGTCTTTCGCATTCGTTCCCACGGCTCGGCATCGCATGTGTGTACAtcgcatcactgtattactaatattgtagtaaccatgttctttgcagaaaccatagttttaatgcaattaacaatggtgttgttagtacagtaatatgatgctaatatagtaaccatggttaattttgtggttactgtaaattgaCAAAAAATACCTTGGTGAAACAATGGTTACAGTAGtgaaaccaaggttatttttttctaaggttaggtttaggggtagaggttaatgtattgtgtctgtgggactctaaataaacacaatagacacactgcagtgatgcccatactgtatgttaatatttaaatatgtgtGCAAATAGTATTTGACACTATTTTCACCAGGATGCAATTAGTATCTacaattatttgcaccagggttctTTAAATCAAATGTGAAGGGTTGCCGCTACAGGAAAAAAAACTGATGAAACACCATTGCGTcgggtggttcttcgcctccacgtcatgcattaa comes from the Myxocyprinus asiaticus isolate MX2 ecotype Aquarium Trade chromosome 15, UBuf_Myxa_2, whole genome shotgun sequence genome and includes:
- the LOC127452863 gene encoding lethal(3)malignant brain tumor-like protein 4 isoform X2 gives rise to the protein MRTKAPSALNKSYERNEAKMGDTSTGNGPATGADFDMMSALDWKDGIATLPGSDIRFQMTEFGTLEIVTEVGPKEKEEEPTDPQPQTKAINNSHTPEQNKPSDQTAMPQSTTDHQTNTVVSTDPHRQAEADNTRSPSMEESPSVSTVPNAVIAPCTEVANCRSCGHSGSRESFLQGKFCSAPCVQPTSGRSTPAEAVEGERLGKRVRKKKKMFMDCGDEEEDNIEEEEEKIKSSKGRRTAKIARLAPPVKKKMWSWSAYLEEERAIAAPLKLFKEHQSFPQSRNGFKVGMKLEGLDPCHPSLFCVLTVAEVQGYRIRLHFDGYPECYDFWVNADSWDVKPPGWCEKTGLKLLLPKGCKDGEFNWNTYVKNCRGQLAPKHLFKSLNTSVTPSGFRAGMKLEAVDRKNPSLICVATIAAAVDNRLLIHFDNWDDTYDYWCESSSPYIHPVGYCEEVELTLTTPAEYKHPKAFSWEKYLEKTGTQAAPARAFKQRPPHGFQTGMKLEAVDKRNAMLIRVATIADTEDHRIKIHFDGWSDEYDYWLDADSPELHPVGWCQKTGHPLQHPNGPRDSPVPPGQGCPTPGCNGVGHIRGPRYGTHYTAVSCPYSDLNLNKDGLVPDRLIGERPVTLSGPPRHRRAETLTQIHPTTPSASTPEPPDTTADTSLQVRSGTAPKCAKPPQVKQEGDGKDSLQQLLHESVFCGWEPSKFQLCWEKHGKLLPEALGLTAKRVAKWSTEEVASFVRGLPGCREHAATFRKEQIDGEAFLLLTQSDIVKILSIKLGPALKIYNCILMLKSADEE
- the LOC127452863 gene encoding lethal(3)malignant brain tumor-like protein 4 isoform X1, encoding MRTKAPSALNKSYERNEAKMGDTSTGNGPATGADFDMMSALDWKDGIATLPGSDIRFQMTEFGTLEIVTEVGPKEKEEEPTDPQPQTKAINNSHTPEQNKPSDQTAMPQSTTDHQTNTVVSTDPHRQAEADNTRSPSMEESPSVSTVPNAVIAPCTEVANCRSCGHSGSRESFLQGKFCSAPCVQPTSGRSTPAEAVEGERLGKRVRKKKKMFMDCGDEEEDNIEEEEEKIKSSKGRRTAKIARLVTAPPVKKKMWSWSAYLEEERAIAAPLKLFKEHQSFPQSRNGFKVGMKLEGLDPCHPSLFCVLTVAEVQGYRIRLHFDGYPECYDFWVNADSWDVKPPGWCEKTGLKLLLPKGCKDGEFNWNTYVKNCRGQLAPKHLFKSLNTSVTPSGFRAGMKLEAVDRKNPSLICVATIAAAVDNRLLIHFDNWDDTYDYWCESSSPYIHPVGYCEEVELTLTTPAEYKHPKAFSWEKYLEKTGTQAAPARAFKQRPPHGFQTGMKLEAVDKRNAMLIRVATIADTEDHRIKIHFDGWSDEYDYWLDADSPELHPVGWCQKTGHPLQHPNGPRDSPVPPGQGCPTPGCNGVGHIRGPRYGTHYTAVSCPYSDLNLNKDGLVPDRLIGERPVTLSGPPRHRRAETLTQIHPTTPSASTPEPPDTTADTSLQVRSGTAPKCAKPPQVKQEGDGKDSLQQLLHESVFCGWEPSKFQLCWEKHGKLLPEALGLTAKRVAKWSTEEVASFVRGLPGCREHAATFRKEQIDGEAFLLLTQSDIVKILSIKLGPALKIYNCILMLKSADEE